The Candidatus Thermoplasmatota archaeon genome segment CCCGATCGTGATGAACGACCGGCGGGAGCTGCAGCAGGCCATCACGGAGTTCCACGAGGGAACCTTCGTGAAGCACGGCGCGTCCGTGCGGCGCTAGGCACCGCGCGTTGTCGCAAAAGGCGTAAGTGCCGGCGAGGCGAGCGTTCCGCATGGCCGCCCGTCGTTCCGACCGCACGCCCGTCGAGCCGTCCGACCCGTCGGCGTCGTACAACGTCCGGAAGGAGTTCGGCGGCCGCGCGTACACGGGGATGCGCGTGGGCGGCGTGCACAACTGGATGTACGGGGAGGGCGCGTGGAAGGAACGCAAAGTCACGCCGGACAAGTGGTCGATCCACTACGCGGCCACCAAGCGGCGGCGCGGCAAGGCGCCCACAGGGTCCGGCGCGCCCGTGGGAACGGAGTACCATTGGTACGTCCTCGCGCACCAGCGCGTGAAGAAGCTCGACGCCAACACGTACGAGACGGAGATGGAGGGCGTGAAGTACAAGCTCGCGCACAAACGCGCCGCGGCGACCGCGTGGAGCACGTGGAGCGCAGCCTTCCAGTCCGCCTCGCAGCGCCGAAAGCTCATCGCCATCCTGGAGGAGGAGATCGCCTCGCTCAAGGCGATGGCCGAGGCGGCGGGCGAGAAGGCCGAAGGCGCGGTTCCCCGCGCGCGGCGCGCCCGCAAGCGGCCCGCGGCGAGGACTCGGCGCCCGACCGTCCAAGGGGACGGACGCCAGCGGCGGCTCGCCTGACGCAAGGCGAGCGGGGTCTCCTCTTCAACGTTTGCGTACTCACCACAAATTGTCTCGCAAACCTAAAATTGATCCATCCTACCTCGAAGATCGTCGACCATGCCGCAGCCCGCGCTTGCGCCCCCGGTGAATCCGCGGTTCGTCTACGGCACGATGGGCGCGGTGCTCGTCATGTTCCTCGTCGTGGCCGCCGTCGTCCTCCCGATGGGCCTCGTCCTCGGCTTTGCGATGTGGCTCCTGCTGCTCCTGTCCTTCTCGGCCGCCGGCGCGGCGAAGGGCAAGACCGAGGGGCCCCGCTGCGTCGAATGCTCGGCACGGCTGGACGCGGGCTTTGCTTTCTGCATCCAATGCGGCGCGCATCCGCTCGCCGGCGGGTCGGTTCCGGCGGCCGAAGAGGTCCCCGCCGCCTCGCGGTCCTTTCCCTAGTCGGGCTTCTCCACGAGGGCCTTCCGATAGTAGGAGCCAAGGTCGGTCGGCCACGCTTGCGTAGCGTCGCTTCCAAGCGCGCCATGCCGCCGCAGCGAGAGCATCGCCGCCCTGGCGCGCGCAAGCGGCAATCCGGCCCGCCGCGCCAGATCCCCGTGCGCGCGCCGCCCGTCGAGGGCGGCAAGGACCGCAAGCTCGTCGCCGCCGAACCGACCGGCCACGGGCATCGCGCGAAGGACCGGCAGGCACACGGGCTTGTGCTCGAGGAACCAGGCCTCGACGCCGCGCGAGAGGCACGCGAGCACGGCGCCAAGGCTCATGGCGCCGGTGCCGCCGTCCACGGCCACGCGCGTCGAGTCGGGCAATCCTGCCAAGAGCCCCTCCATCGCCCGGAGGCACCCGAGCACGTCGTCGGGCGGGACCTCGAGGACCGTGGCCTCCTCGCCCAGGGCCGACGCAAGCGCCCGGCCGCGACCCTCCGGCGCCACGAGCGCGAGGCGGTCGTACCCGAGCTTTCGTCGCGGGGCTGCAAGATCGTCCTTGGCGGCGGCCACGACGACGAGGGTGCGCACGGTCATTCCGCCAGGAGAAGCTCGGCGCTCGGCACGGCGCGAAGGCGTTCGGAGCGGCTGTCGTCGGGATCGGGCTCCCCTTCGACGAGGCCGCGCCTGCGAAGCTCGCGGACGTGGTGGCTTACCGTCCCCTTGGCAAGGGAGAGGCCCTGCGCGATGTCGCGCGCCTGGCAACCGGGACGATCGCGGACGAAGAGGAGGACGCGGCGTCGCTTGGGCGAAAGGATCTCCGCGGCGGAGAGTCGAAGAAGCGGCAGGGATTGGGCGACGTTCGTGCGCTCGTTCACGTGCGTCACGCGCACGCCTTCGAGCACGCCGGCCAGGAGTGCTGCGGCCTGCAGCACGCGCGTGCCGCCGGCGATGCTCACGACGACCTCGCGCCTGGCGGCGCTCCGTTTTCGAATCTCCCGCCGGAGGCGAAGGCAGGTGGCGACAAGATCGAACGCGTCGACGGCCACGAGCTCCGCCTCGAGTCCGAGCCTGCGCGCGTCCTCGCGAGCCGCCCGCGCGGCGCGCTTGCTCTTGCCGTCGGCGTCCGTGTCGTGAAAAAGTACGAGCGCCTCCTTGTCCTCGTGCGACCGCAGCGCGGGCAGCACCTTCTCCGGGTGGAATCCGACCGTCGCGAGCACGACTGTCATGGGACCTTCCCGACCGGGCACCGCACAGCGGCGGCTTGACGCCGCCGTATGATCGTTCGATGCCCAATCGAACGATCCGACCGTAGGCTCTCATGGGCCAAGAGCCTTCCTCTGCTTGGAACCATGACCCTCCGCGCCGTCGCCTTCGACCTCGACTCCACGCTCGTCGATTTCCTCCGGTACAAGCGCCTGGCGGCGGAAGCGGCGGCGTTGGCCATGGTGGACGCCGGCCTCGATCTCCCACCCGCGCTTGCCACCGAAACGCTCTGGCGGGCCTACGAGGAGGCCGGCCTCGATGGCGACCGGGGCTTCCGCGCCTTCCTCGAAAACACGTGCGGCGCCGCCGATCCGACGCTTCTTGAAGCCGGCATCGTCGCCTACCTTCGGGCCAAGGACGCCCACCTCGAACCCTACCCCCGGACCGCGCGCACGCTCGTGGAGCTCGTGCGCGAGGGCCTGCTCCTTGCGATCGTGACGGACGCTCCCCGCGAGAAGGCCCTCGCGCGGCTGTCGCGGCTGCGCCTGCTCCCGTTCTTCGACCTCGTCGTCACGCGCGACGACACGCTCCAGGGCAAGGCCGACGACCAACCCTACCGACAGCTCCTCGCCCGCCTCCATCACCCCCCGTCCGCGGTGCTCATGGTGGGGGACCACCCGGCCCGCGACGTGCGCCCCGCCCGCGCGCTTGGGCTCTGGACCGCGCAGGCCGCCTACGGAACGCAGCCGCGCTTCGCCTCCACGCGACCCGAGGACGAGCCTCACTTCGAGCTCTCGCGCATCGACGAGCTTCCCCGCGTCGTGCGGGAGCTCGGCACGCCGCGGACCCCGCGCGAAGCCACCCCGGCGCCGTCAGCCTCAAGTCCCCCCGCGCGGCTTGCCGTCGCGTGGACACCTACCACATCTGGGTCGACCTGAAGAACTCCCACCGCGACCTCGAGTTCGCGCAAGCCGTCGACGCCTACCTCGGCCACCTGCAGAAGCAGGGCTTGCTCGAGGGCTGGCGCCTGCAGCGGCGGAAGCTTGGCCTTGGGCCCCGCGAGCTTGGCGAGTTCCACATCGCAATCGAGACGCGAGACCTCGCGCAGCTCGACGCCGCCTTCTCCGCGGCCGCCGCGCGCGCGGGCGAGACGGAGAAGCTCCACGCGGCCGTCTACGCGAACGTGACGAACTTCCGCTCCGCGCTCTACCGCGACTTTCCCGACCCCGTCCGCGTGCGATGAACATTCATCGCAGCGGGGCTAGCGCGCGCCTTGGCGCTCCTCGCGAAGCTCCCGCTCCGCCTGCGCCCAGTCGTCCTTCTCGCGCCCCGGCTGCCGGCCGCGGCGGACGTAGATCTCAAACGCGCGCTTGCGGACCTCGTCCTGCGTGGGCTCGCCGCGCACGGCGGACCGCTCCTTTGTCTCCCGCGTCGAACGCATCATGCCCATGGCCTCGCCAACGACGAGCGGGTTTCGAAGCTTTCCGCTTGTCGATGCACGCGGTCGTTCGACGCCCGATCGAGTAGCGCCCCTAGTTGAGGCCGGTCCCATACTCGTCGCGCGCCGGCGGCGTCTCGTCCTTCCCGTCCGAACCGGCTCCCAGGTGCTCGTCGACGGCCGCGCGAACGCTTGCGAGGAGGTCGTCGGCGGCCGCGCGTCGGGTCGACTCCTCCTCCAGCCGGCCTTCGGCGCGCGCCAGGTCTTCGCGCGCGCGATCGGCGGCCGTGCGAAGCTCGTCGAGCGCGCGCGTGGCCTCCGCCACGCGGGCCTCGAGCCCCTCGCGGGCGGCGCGCTCGGTGCGCAATTCCTCGCGAAGGCCTCCGGCTTCGCGCCGGAGGTTCGAAAGCTCGGCCGAGAGCGCCTCGCGGGCGCGGGCCATCTCGTCGCGCGCGCCCTCCGCGCGCGCACGCTCGCTCCGTTGGGTCTCCGCCTGCTTGCGGGCGCTTGCAACGTCCTTTTCGAGCTCGCGCGCGCGGGCGAGGGCCGCGGACAAGGATTGCGATCGTTCGGCCAGGGCGGCCTCGACGCGCGAGCGCGCGTCGGCGGCGTGGGCGGCGTGGTCGCGCGCCTGCGCGAGCTCCGCTTCGAGGCGCTCGCAGCGCAACGCGGATTCGGCCAGGCGCTCGCGTGCCTGCTCGAGGAGCTCCTGCCGACTCGCGATCTCGGCGGATTGGGAGCGGCCCGCGGCGGAAAGGGCCTCGATGCGCTCGTGCCGGTCCGCGAGCTCTTCGCGCAACCGGCGCTCCGTTTCGACGTGCAAGGCGAGCTTGCCGCGCGCGTGCTCCCGCTCGTCGGCGGCGGCGATGCAGGCGGCTTCCCACCGTTGCGTCTCGGCGTGGGCCTGCGCCGCGCGTTCGGTGGCGGCGGCGAGCTTGCCGGAGAGCGCTTGGACCTCCGCGTGGGCGACGTCGAGCTCCCGCGCGAGGGTTTCGCGCGCCGACGACTCGCGAGCGTGCGCCTGGGCAGCCTGCGCGAGCGCGACGCGCGCGCGGTCGAGCGCGAGGGCGGTTTGCGAGAGTTCCGCCGTGACCGCGTCCCGGTCGGCGCGGAGCGCGTCGCGCTCGGAGGCGAGTGCCTCGCCACGGCGGCGGGCCTCGCCAAGATCCCGTTCGCGCTCGGCGAGGGAGGCCGCAAGCCGCTCGGCGTGCGCCGCCGTCTCGTCGCGAAGGGTCTCGGCCCGCTTCCGCGCGTGGCCTTCGGCGTCGAGGCGCGCGGAGAGTTCCGCCGCGCGCGTGGAAAGATCGGAAAGGGTCCGGTTTTGCTCGTCGCGCTCGTGGGCCAGCATGCCCAGGCGTTCGAGCGCCTGCGCCGCGGCGTTCTCGGCCGCGCGGCGAAGCTCGAGCTCTTCGGAGACGCGCAGCAGGAGGTCGTCCCGTTCGCGAGCCAAGCCGTCGCGTTCGCGGGCCGTTTCGACCGCGCGAGCCGAAAGCGTCTCCCGGTCGGCGGCAAGCGACGTCGCGCGCGCGGCTACGTCCATCCAACGCGCGTGCGTTTCGTCTCGCTGACGCTCGATCTCCTCGCGGCCGCGCGCCACCTCGGCGAGGAGGGCTTTCGCGTCGGCGGCGCGGCGATGCGCGTCGAGTCGAGCAAGGCGCTCCCCTTCCAGGGCAAAGGCGAGACGCTCGCATCGGAGGTGGAAGGCGTCGCGCTCGCCGGAAAGCGCCGCTTGGGCGGCTTCGGCTTCCCGTGCTTGATGCTCGGCCTGCGCAAGTTGCCGCGCAAGGGTGTCGCGCTCGC includes the following:
- a CDS encoding DUF6614 family protein, with product MDTYHIWVDLKNSHRDLEFAQAVDAYLGHLQKQGLLEGWRLQRRKLGLGPRELGEFHIAIETRDLAQLDAAFSAAAARAGETEKLHAAVYANVTNFRSALYRDFPDPVRVR
- a CDS encoding MarR family transcriptional regulator, which translates into the protein MTVVLATVGFHPEKVLPALRSHEDKEALVLFHDTDADGKSKRAARAAREDARRLGLEAELVAVDAFDLVATCLRLRREIRKRSAARREVVVSIAGGTRVLQAAALLAGVLEGVRVTHVNERTNVAQSLPLLRLSAAEILSPKRRRVLLFVRDRPGCQARDIAQGLSLAKGTVSHHVRELRRRGLVEGEPDPDDSRSERLRAVPSAELLLAE
- a CDS encoding DUF2934 domain-containing protein; translated protein: MGMMRSTRETKERSAVRGEPTQDEVRKRAFEIYVRRGRQPGREKDDWAQAERELREERQGAR
- a CDS encoding HAD-IA family hydrolase, yielding MTLRAVAFDLDSTLVDFLRYKRLAAEAAALAMVDAGLDLPPALATETLWRAYEEAGLDGDRGFRAFLENTCGAADPTLLEAGIVAYLRAKDAHLEPYPRTARTLVELVREGLLLAIVTDAPREKALARLSRLRLLPFFDLVVTRDDTLQGKADDQPYRQLLARLHHPPSAVLMVGDHPARDVRPARALGLWTAQAAYGTQPRFASTRPEDEPHFELSRIDELPRVVRELGTPRTPREATPAPSASSPPARLAVAWTPTTSGST
- a CDS encoding PAS domain-containing protein — encoded protein: MAPETPAFLQSLANQTRDAFLAVSDDGRVLCWSPGAETLLGIPKERAVGLPMLDLSVPPERRAETRDALATALANGAAVYESIRRRGDGTTLPVSISMVAVEDPATRRRVVAIRERPLTTSPDPRKLSAARLSALLEGLGCGVLFEDDAGRTIYLNETLAKTLRLQGPPGSRLGRPADEAFRAAPLADAPAFHAETQALRASPRPVTGKTFALADGRVLERDCVPVLLDGAPHGRIWLYRDVTERHRANARIEEAEATRERALAERDALARELADRPAASTVAPLEDEPATDRAPDDELARRWEHAEQALVIASRERDEALALACAHEASLVAARQEAERAKETAARLVRELETARVTATTDSIVAEREALAARLADASAREAAQRATIDDLSRRFEEACERLARQDESLADLRKRDSDLQAKLLATTAETEGFSRRLAEAHAERQALASERDTLARQLAQAEHQAREAEAAQAALSGERDAFHLRCERLAFALEGERLARLDAHRRAADAKALLAEVARGREEIERQRDETHARWMDVAARATSLAADRETLSARAVETARERDGLARERDDLLLRVSEELELRRAAENAAAQALERLGMLAHERDEQNRTLSDLSTRAAELSARLDAEGHARKRAETLRDETAAHAERLAASLAERERDLGEARRRGEALASERDALRADRDAVTAELSQTALALDRARVALAQAAQAHARESSARETLARELDVAHAEVQALSGKLAAATERAAQAHAETQRWEAACIAAADEREHARGKLALHVETERRLREELADRHERIEALSAAGRSQSAEIASRQELLEQARERLAESALRCERLEAELAQARDHAAHAADARSRVEAALAERSQSLSAALARARELEKDVASARKQAETQRSERARAEGARDEMARAREALSAELSNLRREAGGLREELRTERAAREGLEARVAEATRALDELRTAADRAREDLARAEGRLEEESTRRAAADDLLASVRAAVDEHLGAGSDGKDETPPARDEYGTGLN